From one Mya arenaria isolate MELC-2E11 chromosome 4, ASM2691426v1 genomic stretch:
- the LOC128229849 gene encoding trichoplein keratin filament-binding protein-like, which translates to MALPTIPQYWTTRKNVYEQNIVRRRNNDTDFRQKWSNTSNYFLKNDIEMTKQRAWESEDSKNDSFAAYRKGKDDEQKKRKLEKRRIKLAQMLKEERDQYEAELKGYSKDNYTRIDEMKDRVDTLRSAREEKRKNVAQEKLYEHWRQNNPDMRKIESEQLKDYVVDQWQGQVVEKHERLDSARKEREALEAEMEEERQAAMARDRQRMEEKVEEERRFKETLKQQMLELRARDAEAEMLRKEEEELARQQWELEDLEDQRRKMEEVRKNQDFGRVLLKQHIAQMRRHSKQVQEELELDRQILAALVEKEEELQQAQTARREKAQADASWMMKVVEDQIKVEKAREAELDLLYQDEAARMWQKREAEWEKERRARERLMREVMEARSDQIDDRMEQVRQRKAESIEHREQLLRELEIANQLTKRDVQKQEAEKEQLKLDLREQLTARKAVEEDVRDAESRALAEQQAEEQEYMDFLQQETQRLKLRGFTPRRHGKQAWT; encoded by the exons ATGGCCCTTCCAACTATTCCTCAATATTGGACGACACGGAAAAATGTCTACGAACAAAACATCGTGCGACGACGAAATAATGACACAGATTTTAGACAGAAATGGTCAAATACATCAAACtactttttaaagaatgatATTGAGATGACAAAACAGAGGGCTTGGGAGTCGGAAGATTCCAAAAATGATAG CTTTGCTGCCTACCGTAAGGGTAAAGACGATGAACAGAAGAAGAGAAAACTGGAGAAAAGGCGGATAAAGTTGGCCCAAATGCTCAAAGAAGAAAGGGACCAGTATGAG GCCGAACTAAAAGGATATTCGAAAGATAACTACACAAGGATTGATGAGATGAAGGATAGAGTAGACACACTACGCAGTGCAAGGGAAGAAAAGCGGAAAAAT GTTGCTCAAGAAAAGTTATACGAACACTGGAGGCAGAACAATCCAGACATGAGGAAG ATAGAATCAGAGCAGCTGAAGGATTATGTTGTGGACCAGTGGCAGGGACAGGTGGTAGAGAAACATGAG CGCCTGGACTCTGCACGGAAGGAGCGTGAGGCCCTGGAAGCTGAAATGGAGGAGGAACGACAAGCGGCAATGGCTCGAGACCGACAGAGGATGGAGGAGAAAGTGGAGGAAGAGAGACGCTTTAAGGAGACGCTCAAACAACAGATGCTTGAGTTACGTGCACGGGATGCAGAG GCTGAAATGTTACGCAAGGAGGAGGAAGAACTGGCCCGGCAACAATGGGAGCTTGAGGATCTCGAGGATCAGCGCAGGAAAATGGAGGAGGTCCGCAAAAACCAGGACTTTGG GCGTGTTTTGTTAAAACAGCACATCGCACAAATGAGGCGGCACTCGAAACAAGTTCAGGAAGAATTG GAGTTGGACCGTCAGATCCTGGCCGCCCTGGTGGAGAAAGAGGAGGAATTACAACAGGCCCAGACTGCCCGTCGGGAGAAGGCCCAGGCTGATGCCTCGTGGATGATGAAG GTTGTTGAGGATCAAATCAAGGTAGAGAAAGCCCGAGAGGCCGAGCTGGATCTCCTCTATCA GGACGAGGCAGCTCGTATGTGGCAGAAGAGGGAGGCCGAGTGGGAAAAGGAGAGACGGGCACGGGAACGACTCATGAGGGAG GTTATGGAGGCTCGAAGTGACCAGATTGATGATCGAATGGAACAGGTACGTCAACGGAAGGCAGAGTCAATTGAACATCGGGAGCAACTTCTCCGTGAGCTGGAAATCGCAAACCAACTCACAAAACGGGATGTCCAGAAACAGGAGGCTGAGAAGGAACAACTTAAGCTGGATTTGAGGGAACAG TTGACTGCGCGGAAGGCTGTGGAGGAGGATGTGCGTGATGCGGAGTCGCGGGCCCTGGCAGAGCAGCAAGCTGAGGAGCAAGAGTACATGGACTTCTTGCAGCAGGAAACACAGCGACTCAAACTGCGGGGTTTCACCCCCAGG CGTCACGGAAAACAGGCTTGGACATAG